One window of the Myxococcota bacterium genome contains the following:
- a CDS encoding FkbM family methyltransferase: protein MKLSRLGDVWRLHRLLENPAEVRRARRQREGEIEVRFRDGRRLWLRGGYSDYHVFDRIFLRDEYRLDEVPGRWGTVVDLGANVGCFSCRILPRVDRLIAYEPDPHNFELLRRNLADAKDAVAVPEAAGARTGTLRLHLAEGGKLGGRSTQFSNLAPELLDSEVEVPVTTLEALFDEHGIEHCDLLKIDVEGAEYDILGAAPPELLSRVSRIVGEYHDVDPDDPRTRIGNFRALLETAGFRVATEPSSRHANTGLFFANRD from the coding sequence TTGAAACTCTCCCGTCTTGGCGACGTTTGGCGTCTGCACCGCCTCCTCGAGAACCCGGCTGAAGTGCGTCGAGCGCGGCGGCAGCGCGAGGGCGAAATCGAGGTGCGTTTCCGTGACGGCCGCCGGCTCTGGCTGCGCGGAGGGTACTCGGACTACCACGTGTTCGATCGCATCTTCCTGCGCGACGAGTATCGCCTCGATGAGGTCCCCGGTCGCTGGGGAACCGTCGTCGACCTGGGCGCGAACGTGGGTTGCTTCAGCTGTCGGATCCTTCCGCGGGTCGATCGGCTGATCGCTTACGAGCCCGACCCCCACAATTTCGAGCTGCTCCGACGGAACCTGGCCGATGCGAAGGACGCGGTCGCAGTTCCCGAGGCCGCGGGGGCCCGCACCGGAACCCTGCGTCTGCACCTCGCAGAAGGCGGCAAGCTCGGTGGGCGGTCTACCCAGTTCTCCAACCTCGCGCCGGAACTGTTGGACAGCGAAGTCGAGGTGCCCGTGACGACGCTCGAGGCGCTCTTCGACGAACACGGCATCGAGCATTGCGATCTGCTGAAGATCGACGTGGAGGGCGCCGAGTACGACATCCTCGGCGCGGCACCGCCGGAGCTCCTGTCTCGCGTCTCGCGCATCGTCGGCGAGTACCACGACGTCGACCCGGACGATCCGCGCACGCGCATCGGGAACTTCCGCGCTCTCTTGGAGACGGCCGGGTTTCGGGTCGCCACCGAACCCTCGAGTCGGCACGCGAACACGGGGCTCTTCTTCGCGAACCGCGACTAG
- a CDS encoding exosortase system-associated protein, TIGR04073 family: protein MRPRSLLVCAIALVWLLPAAAGAVEALEKPGIARKAARGFGNLATCYLEWPGTIYEMSKERGPVWGASLGFVEGLGKTIPRAFVGLYEFLSSPVEYPAKWRPILEPEFTWQYFEDVYEPWFATTEGTEPQPIARTTTHARS from the coding sequence ATGCGCCCTCGCTCGCTGTTGGTCTGTGCGATCGCCCTGGTCTGGCTGCTACCGGCGGCCGCCGGCGCAGTCGAGGCCCTCGAGAAGCCGGGGATCGCCCGCAAGGCGGCCCGCGGCTTCGGCAACCTGGCCACCTGCTACCTCGAGTGGCCCGGAACCATCTACGAGATGTCGAAGGAGCGTGGGCCGGTCTGGGGCGCCAGCCTCGGTTTCGTCGAAGGCCTCGGCAAGACGATTCCGCGGGCCTTCGTCGGTCTCTACGAGTTCCTCTCATCGCCGGTCGAATACCCGGCAAAGTGGAGGCCGATCCTCGAGCCCGAATTCACCTGGCAGTACTTCGAGGACGTCTACGAGCCCTGGTTCGCGACGACGGAGGGCACCGAGCCCCAACCGATCGCGCGGACCACGACACACGCGCGCTCCTAG
- a CDS encoding amidase produces the protein MSETGTLELPSPDALRALGERLGMSLSDEEVEAYRSLMLGSIGSFAEIDNAPSALPAVPEGRSWWEPSEAENSHGAWYARCEIRTHQDGPLAGLRFAAKDNVMVAGLPLLNGSAILEGYVAEIDATIVARLLEAGATLLGKAHCEDLCLSGGSFTNFAGPVHNPRRRGYSAGGSSSGSAALVAAGDVELAIGGDQGGSIRIPAALCGVVGMKPTWGLVPYTGIAPIEPSLDHTGPITANVRDNARMLAVMAGPDGIDMRQSGAPAADYLAGLEEGVRGRRIALLREGFEAPGAQPVVVEAVRRAADRLEQLGARVEERSIPAHAEAGTLTLPLLAQGMFRTVLAGEGMGTGRPDIYPPEFGRRMSQWRDHADAMSPLAKLLTLAGAHIEAEAGTRYYAAAANQARRLRAEYDAGLEGFDALLLPTCPGVASPLPAPGANILETFARAAETSPNTQPFDATHHPAISVPCGDDDGLPIGAMLVGRHWDEATLYRLAFALEEASD, from the coding sequence ATGAGCGAGACCGGAACCCTGGAACTCCCGAGCCCGGATGCGTTGCGCGCGTTGGGCGAGCGCCTGGGCATGTCGCTTTCGGACGAGGAGGTCGAGGCGTATCGCTCCTTGATGCTCGGCTCGATCGGGAGCTTCGCGGAGATCGACAACGCGCCGAGTGCGCTCCCTGCGGTGCCCGAGGGGCGCTCCTGGTGGGAGCCGAGCGAAGCCGAGAATTCGCACGGAGCCTGGTACGCCCGCTGTGAGATCCGGACCCACCAGGACGGACCGTTGGCGGGCCTGCGCTTCGCAGCGAAGGACAACGTGATGGTGGCCGGGCTGCCGCTGCTCAACGGCAGCGCGATCCTCGAGGGCTATGTCGCCGAGATCGACGCGACGATCGTGGCGCGACTGCTGGAGGCGGGCGCGACCTTGCTCGGGAAGGCGCACTGTGAAGACCTGTGTCTCTCCGGCGGTAGCTTCACCAACTTCGCCGGGCCGGTGCACAACCCGCGCCGGCGCGGCTACTCGGCGGGAGGCTCCTCCTCGGGTTCGGCTGCGCTGGTGGCGGCAGGCGATGTCGAGCTGGCGATCGGTGGCGACCAGGGGGGCTCGATTCGGATTCCCGCGGCGCTGTGCGGTGTGGTGGGGATGAAGCCCACCTGGGGGTTGGTTCCCTATACGGGGATCGCGCCGATCGAACCCTCACTCGACCACACGGGTCCGATCACCGCGAACGTCCGGGACAACGCGCGGATGCTCGCGGTGATGGCGGGTCCCGATGGCATCGACATGCGCCAGTCAGGCGCGCCCGCGGCCGACTATCTCGCCGGGCTCGAGGAGGGGGTGCGGGGGCGGCGCATTGCCCTGCTGCGCGAGGGCTTCGAGGCGCCGGGGGCTCAGCCCGTGGTCGTCGAAGCGGTGCGACGCGCAGCCGATCGGCTCGAGCAGCTCGGCGCGCGGGTCGAGGAGCGCTCGATTCCCGCCCACGCGGAAGCCGGCACCCTGACACTGCCGTTGCTCGCCCAGGGCATGTTCCGAACCGTGCTCGCCGGCGAGGGGATGGGAACGGGTCGGCCCGACATCTACCCGCCCGAGTTCGGCAGGCGCATGTCCCAGTGGCGTGACCACGCCGACGCGATGTCTCCACTCGCGAAGCTGCTCACCCTGGCCGGGGCGCACATCGAAGCCGAAGCCGGGACCCGCTACTACGCGGCTGCGGCGAATCAGGCGCGACGGCTCCGCGCCGAGTACGACGCGGGCCTCGAGGGCTTCGACGCGCTCCTGCTACCGACCTGTCCTGGGGTCGCTTCACCGCTCCCGGCTCCCGGCGCGAACATCCTCGAGACCTTCGCGCGCGCCGCCGAGACGAGTCCGAATACCCAGCCCTTCGATGCGACGCATCACCCGGCCATCAGCGTGCCCTGCGGCGACGACGACGGGCTGCCGATCGGCGCCATGCTCGTGGGCCGCCACTGGGACGAGGCGACGCTGTACCGGCTCGCGTTCGCCCTCGAGGAGGCGTCGGACTAG
- a CDS encoding BolA family protein, translating into MDRRDRIESRLRDGLAASHVDVEDESHLHAGHAGAKEGGGHFRATIVSERFDGLGRVARQRLVFDLLADEMRGDIHALSMRTFTADEWAEADG; encoded by the coding sequence ATGGATCGACGCGATCGCATCGAGAGTCGTCTTCGAGACGGACTGGCCGCCTCCCACGTCGACGTGGAAGACGAGAGCCACCTGCATGCGGGCCACGCCGGCGCCAAGGAAGGTGGCGGGCACTTCCGAGCGACGATCGTCTCCGAGCGTTTCGACGGCCTCGGCCGGGTTGCCCGCCAGCGACTCGTGTTCGACCTACTGGCCGACGAGATGCGGGGCGACATTCACGCCCTTTCGATGCGGACCTTCACCGCAGACGAGTGGGCCGAAGCCGACGGCTAG
- a CDS encoding CoA transferase: protein MPGRVLEGLRILDLTRVVAGPFATAVLADLGADVVKIERPKTGDDYRYGPSPKGETSLSFQNTNRGKRGITLDLRREEGRALFLRLVESADAVVENFRAGWLSRQGLGPDIIQARNPRCVVASLSGFGQTGPAAGRASYDIVAQASGGLMAMTGFPDGPPTRGGGALADYVGGLFLGLGLVAALLERNQTGVARVLDLSNQDAIFAITDSVATIHHGIGATTERLGNQHPFASPYDAHATRDGWVVIATASNKLFRALCEAIGRPEMGTDERYRSHRDRARNRVELNATIGDWMRERSSAEVLGVLGPEGADLPCARVEPPEALTQDPQLVARGMIERHAHPTLGEVLFHGNPLQFSGAEGRARALAPDLGEHNAELFAELEVSPEELRKLSEDGVI, encoded by the coding sequence GTGCCGGGCCGAGTCCTCGAAGGGTTGCGAATTCTCGATCTCACCCGCGTCGTCGCGGGCCCGTTCGCCACCGCGGTCCTCGCCGACCTCGGCGCCGACGTCGTCAAGATCGAGCGGCCGAAGACCGGGGACGACTACCGCTACGGCCCGTCTCCAAAGGGCGAAACATCCCTGTCGTTCCAGAACACGAACCGGGGGAAGCGCGGCATCACCCTCGACCTGCGACGCGAAGAGGGTCGCGCGCTCTTCCTCCGCCTCGTCGAGAGCGCCGATGCCGTAGTCGAGAACTTTCGCGCGGGCTGGCTGTCCCGACAGGGCCTGGGCCCCGACATAATCCAGGCCCGCAATCCCCGCTGCGTCGTGGCATCGCTCTCGGGCTTCGGCCAGACGGGCCCGGCCGCGGGCCGCGCTTCGTACGACATCGTCGCCCAGGCGAGCGGGGGCCTGATGGCGATGACCGGGTTCCCCGACGGTCCTCCGACGCGGGGCGGAGGCGCCCTGGCCGACTACGTCGGTGGGCTCTTCCTCGGGCTCGGGTTGGTCGCGGCCCTGCTGGAGCGCAACCAGACCGGCGTCGCGCGCGTGCTCGACCTCTCGAACCAGGACGCGATCTTCGCCATCACCGATTCGGTCGCCACGATCCACCACGGCATCGGCGCAACGACCGAACGCCTCGGCAACCAGCATCCGTTCGCATCGCCCTACGACGCCCACGCCACGCGCGACGGCTGGGTGGTCATCGCGACCGCGAGCAACAAACTCTTCCGCGCACTCTGCGAAGCCATCGGCCGCCCGGAGATGGGCACCGACGAGCGCTACCGCAGCCATCGCGACCGGGCGCGCAACCGGGTCGAACTCAATGCCACGATCGGGGATTGGATGCGCGAGCGCTCGAGCGCGGAGGTGCTCGGCGTTCTCGGCCCCGAGGGCGCCGACCTACCCTGCGCGCGGGTCGAACCGCCGGAAGCGCTCACCCAGGATCCGCAGCTCGTCGCGCGCGGGATGATCGAACGCCACGCGCATCCGACCCTCGGCGAGGTGCTCTTCCACGGAAACCCGCTGCAGTTCAGCGGGGCAGAGGGGCGAGCGCGCGCACTCGCTCCGGATCTCGGCGAGCACAATGCAGAACTCTTCGCCGAGCTCGAAGTGTCCCCGGAGGAGCTGCGGAAGCTGTCGGAAGACGGCGTGATCTAA
- a CDS encoding CaiB/BaiF CoA-transferase family protein encodes MGPLHGVRILEFAGIGPGPFAAMMLSDMGADILRLDRAGSVKDPTPAGASKDLLNRGRRSIGLDLKSAEGIETALRLIESADAVIEGYRPGVMERLGLGPEICLERNPRLVYGRMTGWGQDGPMAHAAGHDINYVALAGSLAPLGRAGERPTAPINLIGDFGGGGMLLAFGVACALVERGASGKGQVVDAAMVDGSALLMTMIHSMRQIGVWQEKRGTNLLDTGAHFYDTFETADGKYVSIGSIEPQFYAELLEKTGLAGEELPGQMDRAEWPALKERLEKIFKTKTRDQWCEIMEGSDVCFAPVLEMSEAPDHPHNRARETFVELEGMVQPAPAPRFSRTAPGISRPPSHPGQHTDEALADWGFEASELAALREKGAIR; translated from the coding sequence ATGGGTCCCCTCCACGGCGTACGCATCCTCGAATTCGCGGGCATCGGCCCCGGCCCGTTCGCGGCCATGATGCTCTCGGACATGGGGGCCGACATCCTGCGCCTCGACCGCGCCGGATCGGTCAAGGACCCGACGCCGGCAGGGGCCTCGAAGGACCTCCTGAACCGCGGACGTCGCAGCATCGGTCTCGATCTCAAGAGCGCGGAGGGCATCGAGACGGCGCTGCGCCTGATCGAGAGCGCCGATGCCGTGATCGAGGGATACCGACCGGGGGTCATGGAGCGTCTCGGATTGGGTCCGGAGATCTGCCTCGAACGCAACCCACGCCTGGTCTACGGACGCATGACGGGCTGGGGCCAGGACGGCCCGATGGCCCACGCCGCCGGCCACGACATCAACTACGTCGCCCTGGCAGGTTCCCTCGCGCCGCTGGGTCGCGCTGGCGAGCGCCCCACGGCGCCGATCAACCTGATCGGAGACTTCGGGGGCGGCGGCATGCTGCTCGCCTTCGGAGTCGCTTGCGCCCTGGTCGAGCGGGGCGCGTCGGGGAAGGGCCAGGTGGTCGACGCCGCGATGGTCGACGGGTCGGCGCTGTTGATGACGATGATCCACTCGATGCGCCAGATTGGTGTCTGGCAGGAGAAGCGCGGGACCAACCTGCTCGATACCGGCGCCCACTTCTACGACACCTTCGAGACCGCCGACGGCAAGTACGTGTCGATCGGTTCCATCGAGCCCCAGTTCTACGCCGAACTCCTCGAGAAGACCGGCCTCGCTGGCGAGGAACTGCCGGGCCAGATGGACCGCGCCGAGTGGCCGGCCCTGAAGGAACGCCTCGAGAAGATCTTCAAGACGAAGACCCGCGACCAGTGGTGCGAGATCATGGAGGGCAGCGACGTCTGCTTCGCGCCGGTGCTCGAGATGAGCGAGGCACCCGATCATCCCCACAACCGGGCACGCGAAACCTTCGTCGAGCTCGAGGGCATGGTGCAGCCCGCGCCGGCTCCCCGCTTCAGCCGCACTGCACCTGGGATCTCCCGACCGCCGTCCCACCCGGGACAGCACACCGACGAGGCCCTCGCCGATTGGGGCTTCGAGGCGAGCGAGCTCGCCGCCCTGCGCGAAAAGGGGGCGATCCGTTAG
- a CDS encoding 2OG-Fe(II) oxygenase, translating into MTQGAADERSESARLDARVDRIDWRRAQAQLDTWGYARLGKLLDARQCRRLAGLYDRDASFRKTVSMDAHRFGSGEYRYFDAPLPDVVAHLRRTLYPALARIANDWQERFGRPDRFEPRLPAFLRRCRAEGQARPTPLLLRYRAGGWNNLHQDLYGQVAFPLQVVLLLSRPQRDFTGGEFLLVENRPRQQSRGSALALAQGEALVFPTQERPVEGARGVFRASLRHGMSPLHDGERLALGVIFHDAR; encoded by the coding sequence GTGACCCAAGGAGCCGCCGACGAACGCAGCGAGAGCGCGCGCCTCGACGCACGCGTCGATCGCATCGACTGGCGCCGCGCCCAGGCGCAACTCGATACCTGGGGCTACGCCCGACTCGGCAAGCTGCTCGACGCCCGCCAGTGCCGACGGCTCGCCGGCCTCTACGACCGCGATGCGTCGTTTCGCAAGACGGTCTCGATGGACGCGCACCGGTTCGGGAGCGGGGAGTACCGCTACTTCGACGCTCCCCTGCCCGATGTCGTGGCGCATCTGCGTCGAACGCTCTACCCCGCCCTCGCGCGCATCGCGAACGATTGGCAGGAGCGCTTCGGACGGCCCGATCGCTTCGAGCCGCGTTTGCCGGCCTTCCTTCGGCGCTGCCGTGCCGAGGGACAGGCTCGTCCGACGCCGCTCTTGCTCCGGTATCGCGCGGGAGGCTGGAACAACCTCCACCAGGATCTCTACGGGCAGGTCGCGTTCCCGCTGCAGGTGGTGCTGCTGTTGAGTCGGCCGCAGCGCGACTTCACCGGCGGCGAGTTCCTGCTCGTCGAGAACCGCCCACGCCAGCAGTCTCGGGGAAGCGCCTTGGCGCTCGCCCAGGGCGAAGCGCTGGTGTTCCCGACCCAGGAGCGGCCGGTGGAGGGCGCGCGTGGCGTCTTCCGGGCGTCGCTCCGCCATGGGATGAGCCCGCTCCACGACGGGGAGCGGCTGGCGCTCGGCGTCATCTTTCACGACGCCCGCTGA
- the frdD gene encoding fumarate reductase subunit FrdD, with translation MKTLLLKLEPIIWLLFGQGIMIGTMLLTAWIAVVGVAIPLGIISPEALAYDRAIGLGGSLIGKIVLFGLIALPLWKGAHHMRHLSLDMGGHDRDTLVAPLLYGAAVVGSVLAVVAVIRL, from the coding sequence ATGAAGACGTTGCTCTTGAAGCTCGAGCCCATCATCTGGCTGCTCTTCGGCCAGGGCATCATGATCGGAACCATGCTGCTCACCGCGTGGATCGCGGTGGTCGGCGTGGCCATCCCCCTCGGCATCATCTCTCCCGAAGCGCTGGCCTACGACCGCGCGATCGGCCTGGGCGGCAGCCTGATCGGCAAGATCGTCCTGTTCGGCCTGATCGCCCTCCCCCTCTGGAAGGGAGCCCACCACATGCGGCACCTTTCCCTCGACATGGGGGGACACGATCGCGACACCCTGGTCGCGCCGCTGCTCTACGGAGCGGCCGTGGTCGGGAGCGTGCTCGCGGTCGTCGCGGTGATTCGCCTGTAG
- the pabB gene encoding aminodeoxychorismate synthase component I, which translates to MIPKPRHTAHVAVPLPVPVDPAEALERLRGLRCPWLLESALENDDTGRFSFVGADPYAMLQHRDGENAWLCHRAVYPGLRTGRTRVPGPTLDALRSVLPSAPPDAPPYPFCGGAVGYFGYELAEQLDVHRVQTIDDLALPEAQWLFVDALVVFDHRQGTAEISALGFGDERDPAERRAREAAARLARQLEAPTSQRRAYAFGSSAGGRHSALDLSRYHKAFHEVGDAIAAGELYQACLTYRIDRPFHGDPWDFYRTLREGDPAPFAAYLELPGVTVAGNSPERFLRVDDEGRIESRPIKGTAPRGATPEEDTALGEGLLESEKDRAENVMIVDLVRNDLGRVCEVGSVRVPHLFSIEPYGSVFQMVSTVTGQLRMECDALHAVAAAFPPGSMTGAPKLAAMQLLDRLEDVRRGIYSGAIGYLDPRGHTDLSVVIRTAFFREGRAYLHTGGGLVADSSAEQEYAETRDKLRSLLAALYACDVETS; encoded by the coding sequence ATGATTCCCAAGCCCCGCCATACCGCCCACGTGGCCGTTCCGTTGCCGGTGCCCGTCGACCCTGCAGAGGCCCTCGAGCGCCTGCGGGGCCTGCGCTGCCCCTGGCTCCTGGAGAGCGCCCTCGAGAACGACGACACCGGACGCTTCTCGTTCGTCGGCGCGGACCCCTACGCGATGCTCCAGCACCGCGACGGCGAGAACGCATGGCTCTGCCATCGAGCGGTCTATCCGGGCTTGCGCACGGGCAGGACGCGCGTGCCCGGCCCGACCCTGGACGCGTTGCGCAGCGTGTTGCCATCGGCACCGCCGGATGCTCCTCCCTACCCGTTCTGCGGCGGAGCGGTCGGCTACTTCGGATACGAACTCGCTGAGCAGCTCGACGTGCATCGGGTCCAGACGATCGACGACCTCGCTCTCCCCGAGGCCCAATGGCTCTTCGTCGATGCGCTGGTGGTCTTCGATCATCGCCAGGGAACGGCCGAGATCTCGGCCCTCGGGTTCGGCGACGAACGCGACCCGGCAGAGCGTCGCGCCCGGGAAGCCGCCGCGCGTCTGGCACGACAGCTCGAGGCACCGACCTCACAGCGACGCGCCTACGCGTTCGGATCCTCGGCCGGTGGACGTCACAGCGCGCTCGACCTGTCCCGGTACCACAAGGCGTTCCACGAGGTGGGAGATGCGATCGCCGCCGGCGAGCTCTACCAGGCCTGCCTCACCTACCGGATCGACCGGCCCTTCCACGGCGATCCCTGGGACTTCTACCGGACCCTGCGCGAAGGCGACCCGGCTCCGTTCGCGGCCTACCTCGAGCTTCCCGGCGTCACGGTCGCCGGCAACTCACCGGAGCGCTTCCTCCGCGTGGACGACGAGGGTCGGATCGAGAGCCGCCCGATCAAGGGCACCGCGCCCCGCGGAGCGACACCCGAGGAAGACACGGCGCTTGGCGAAGGGCTCCTCGAGTCCGAGAAGGATCGGGCCGAGAACGTGATGATCGTCGACCTGGTCCGCAACGACCTGGGCCGCGTCTGTGAAGTGGGCAGCGTCCGGGTCCCCCACTTGTTCTCGATCGAACCATACGGGTCCGTGTTCCAGATGGTCTCGACCGTCACCGGGCAGCTCCGAATGGAGTGCGATGCTCTGCACGCCGTCGCTGCCGCCTTCCCACCGGGCTCGATGACGGGAGCCCCGAAGCTCGCCGCCATGCAGCTGCTCGATCGACTCGAGGACGTACGTCGGGGCATCTATTCCGGGGCCATTGGCTACCTCGACCCACGAGGCCATACGGACTTGTCCGTCGTCATTCGCACGGCCTTCTTTCGGGAAGGGCGCGCCTATCTGCACACGGGCGGCGGCCTGGTCGCCGACTCGTCGGCCGAGCAGGAATACGCCGAGACCCGCGACAAGCTCCGATCGCTCCTCGCAGCGCTGTACGCCTGCGACGTCGAAACGTCCTAG
- a CDS encoding Hsp20/alpha crystallin family protein: MKTHVLVPRRRTLAPALAWNHFDRVFDSFWKDFGNQTPVSRPTSLKPRVDFKETETEMVVAAEMPGLEEENISVSFEEGVLTLRGEHAAEEAETDAEGARHVETARGTFERRLRFHAEVDADAIKAVYKAGILTVTLPKVPEAKPEVHTIPVTSS; the protein is encoded by the coding sequence ATGAAGACCCATGTACTCGTTCCCCGACGCCGAACCCTCGCGCCCGCGCTGGCGTGGAATCACTTCGACCGCGTCTTCGACTCGTTCTGGAAGGACTTCGGCAACCAGACACCGGTATCGCGACCGACGTCTCTGAAGCCGCGGGTGGATTTCAAGGAAACCGAGACCGAAATGGTCGTCGCGGCCGAGATGCCCGGCCTCGAAGAGGAGAACATCTCCGTGTCCTTCGAGGAGGGCGTCCTCACGCTGCGCGGTGAACACGCCGCCGAGGAAGCCGAGACCGATGCCGAGGGGGCGCGCCACGTGGAGACCGCGCGGGGCACCTTCGAGCGCCGACTCCGGTTCCATGCCGAGGTCGACGCTGACGCCATCAAGGCGGTGTACAAGGCGGGCATCCTGACCGTCACGCTGCCCAAGGTGCCCGAGGCGAAGCCCGAGGTACACACCATCCCGGTGACCTCCTCATAG